A region from the Bradyrhizobium erythrophlei genome encodes:
- a CDS encoding response regulator transcription factor: MITQPAPEIAKQVILVVDDDEAVRDSLRNMMESEGFEVRAFSNGHDFLSEASLPAIGCLVVDYHMPAMNGLELVSALRGRGVSIPAILITGNPTKYVRDRAAAIAVLVVEKPGLGSYLLDCVREAVAKHAQLLPQGFLYSFPKYSRST, translated from the coding sequence GTGATAACTCAGCCTGCGCCGGAGATTGCGAAGCAAGTCATCCTCGTCGTTGATGATGACGAGGCCGTGCGGGATTCCCTCAGAAACATGATGGAGAGTGAGGGCTTTGAGGTGCGTGCCTTTTCCAATGGCCACGACTTCCTCAGCGAAGCGAGCCTACCTGCGATTGGGTGCTTGGTCGTTGACTACCACATGCCCGCAATGAATGGACTGGAGCTGGTCAGCGCACTGCGCGGTCGGGGAGTATCGATCCCGGCTATTCTCATCACAGGCAATCCCACCAAATATGTGCGGGACCGAGCCGCAGCAATTGCGGTTTTGGTCGTCGAGAAACCAGGGCTAGGAAGCTATCTGCTGGATTGCGTCCGTGAGGCAGTTGCGAAGCATGCACAGTTGTTGCCGCAGGGCTTCCTATATTCCTTTCCCAAATATAGCCGCTCAACTTGA
- a CDS encoding Crp/Fnr family transcriptional regulator, producing the protein MTRPCGIGNRLLAALPPADFGLLAPELERVALDQDAVLSRAGDQIEHVFFPHSGAISLMIDMANGQTVATAAVGREGAVGILSVLGPSPSAVTAIVRSTGTVSRIPAPRFNAAFNRSPAIRHAVQIHIRAMLMQFQLGAACNALHPVKARMARWLLHFRDRIDHDLLPLTQEALSQILGVRRTTVTLLMRNLRASGAIRSDRRGQIEVDRSRLAAAACECHGTMRLEVEAIFSMNTGQSRVLVVPADAAGESSDTM; encoded by the coding sequence GTGACGCGCCCCTGCGGAATTGGTAACCGCCTTCTGGCAGCACTGCCGCCAGCGGACTTCGGCTTGCTGGCGCCCGAACTCGAGAGGGTCGCGCTCGATCAGGACGCGGTCCTCTCGCGAGCGGGTGACCAGATCGAGCATGTCTTCTTCCCTCATAGCGGCGCCATCTCGCTGATGATCGACATGGCGAACGGGCAGACGGTTGCCACCGCCGCAGTCGGACGCGAGGGGGCAGTAGGCATTCTTTCCGTGCTAGGGCCGTCACCTTCGGCCGTTACCGCCATCGTTCGTTCGACGGGCACTGTCTCACGGATCCCTGCACCGCGATTTAACGCCGCGTTCAACCGGAGCCCCGCGATCCGGCACGCGGTCCAAATTCACATCAGGGCGATGCTGATGCAGTTTCAGCTTGGCGCGGCCTGCAATGCGCTGCATCCGGTCAAAGCCCGCATGGCACGCTGGCTGCTTCATTTTCGCGACCGCATCGACCACGACCTCCTCCCGCTCACCCAGGAGGCGCTGTCGCAAATACTCGGTGTGCGGCGAACGACAGTGACGCTCCTCATGCGCAATCTGCGCGCGTCCGGAGCGATCAGATCTGATCGTCGAGGCCAGATCGAGGTCGACCGATCGCGGCTCGCGGCGGCGGCGTGCGAATGCCATGGCACCATGCGTCTCGAAGTCGAGGCGATCTTCTCGATGAATACGGGACAATCCCGCGTTTTGGTTGTGCCGGCTGATGCAGCAGGTGAATCGAGCGATACTATGTGA
- a CDS encoding LysR family transcriptional regulator — MDLHQLRCFVTAAEELHFGRAAQRLEMLPSALGRHMRLLEEDLGTRLMTRTTRSVTLTDDGAILVKEGRALLEQADALAAKFRTRGRKQAATVRVGAIDSAAAGLLPMLLRDFRERRPDVTVQLVEDKTIRLLPRLLSGRLDLAFVRPPESPDKRLEFMFLFHETAVVAVSDHHPLASRKCVTVADLVDQPLIVPERRSRPHSHDLTITLFAEAGLQARIAQIADEKQTIVNLVAAKLGVAIVPKWTSRMAARGVRYIRLAASDMKKLPVAAAWTRGARDPIRDEMLALLQSNLPGYALKA; from the coding sequence ATGGATCTTCATCAATTGCGGTGCTTCGTGACGGCGGCCGAAGAACTGCATTTCGGCAGAGCAGCGCAGCGGCTGGAAATGCTGCCCTCGGCACTCGGACGCCATATGCGGCTTCTCGAAGAGGACCTCGGCACCCGGCTGATGACGCGCACTACTCGGAGCGTCACACTGACCGACGACGGGGCCATTCTCGTCAAGGAAGGCCGCGCACTGCTGGAGCAGGCAGACGCTCTCGCTGCCAAGTTTCGAACGCGCGGCCGGAAGCAGGCCGCAACTGTCCGCGTCGGCGCGATCGATAGTGCTGCGGCCGGACTGCTGCCGATGCTGCTTCGCGATTTTCGCGAGCGGCGACCCGACGTCACAGTTCAACTGGTGGAGGATAAGACGATCCGTCTGTTGCCGCGTTTGCTGTCCGGTCGGCTCGACCTTGCTTTCGTCCGCCCCCCGGAAAGTCCGGACAAGCGGCTAGAATTCATGTTTCTCTTTCACGAAACCGCCGTCGTCGCGGTCTCTGATCATCATCCGCTCGCATCGCGGAAGTGCGTAACCGTCGCTGATCTGGTAGATCAACCGCTGATCGTGCCCGAGCGTCGTTCGCGACCGCACAGCCACGATCTCACCATTACCCTATTTGCGGAAGCCGGACTGCAAGCCCGCATCGCCCAGATTGCCGACGAGAAGCAGACCATCGTCAATCTTGTTGCCGCCAAGCTGGGTGTTGCGATCGTCCCCAAATGGACGTCACGAATGGCGGCGCGCGGTGTTCGCTATATCAGGCTTGCTGCGTCCGATATGAAGAAGTTGCCAGTGGCAGCAGCCTGGACTCGCGGGGCGCGTGATCCCATCAGAGACGAGATGCTGGCGTTGCTTCAATCCAATCTTCCCGGCTACGCGCTCAAGGCTTAG
- a CDS encoding helix-turn-helix domain-containing protein has protein sequence MSWRATAWAIGQITGKAGRKLLLLALANYADEDGICWPSQATLARDTEQSVDTVQRQIVVLEELTLLKRERMPKRRGQWQGYLYKLPLQTFAAPKVQTVARSPNLRSGQAAKSALTRPQSLRHKPSIEPSYEPSHKSIASIPAERIAAFQKKQEGTEVVQHRIAGRIGDDGWLVLGEMNEAQRSRLCTLERQGRLDDETLRIAVLAIRIEQRGNRN, from the coding sequence ATGAGCTGGCGAGCTACAGCCTGGGCCATAGGGCAAATCACCGGCAAAGCAGGGCGGAAGCTCCTTCTGCTGGCGCTTGCAAACTACGCGGATGAGGATGGAATCTGCTGGCCGTCACAAGCGACGTTGGCGCGAGACACCGAGCAATCGGTGGATACCGTTCAGCGTCAAATCGTTGTGCTTGAGGAGCTGACGCTTCTTAAGCGGGAACGTATGCCCAAGCGCCGCGGCCAGTGGCAGGGGTATCTTTACAAATTGCCCCTGCAAACCTTCGCCGCGCCGAAGGTGCAGACTGTGGCTCGGTCCCCTAATCTGCGGTCTGGCCAGGCCGCAAAATCGGCACTGACCAGACCGCAGAGCTTGCGGCATAAACCTTCAATAGAACCTTCATATGAACCGTCACACAAATCCATAGCTAGCATCCCCGCGGAGAGGATAGCGGCCTTCCAGAAGAAGCAGGAGGGAACAGAGGTTGTTCAGCACCGTATAGCCGGTCGTATTGGCGATGACGGTTGGCTGGTGTTAGGGGAAATGAACGAGGCGCAGCGTTCCCGCCTGTGCACGCTCGAGCGACAGGGACGGCTAGATGATGAGACCCTAAGGATTGCCGTCCTGGCAATCCGCATCGAGCAACGCGGTAATCGGAACTGA
- a CDS encoding helix-turn-helix transcriptional regulator yields MPASSLSLDTDALLREQDAADLLSLSVRTLQSWRIRMAGPPFVQVGRAVRYRRRDLIAWIDANTIGAPIGSAS; encoded by the coding sequence ATGCCCGCAAGTTCCCTTTCATTGGACACTGACGCCCTTCTGAGGGAGCAGGATGCGGCCGACCTGCTGAGCCTCTCGGTTCGGACGCTGCAATCCTGGCGGATCCGGATGGCCGGGCCCCCATTTGTTCAGGTTGGCCGCGCGGTTCGCTATCGCCGCCGTGACCTCATCGCGTGGATCGATGCGAATACGATTGGCGCACCGATAGGCTCTGCGTCATGA
- a CDS encoding DUF2924 domain-containing protein, producing MNVSVLTQLAALKGASTPVLKAKWRELFETEPPAYNRRFLESRLAYRIQELAYGGPSRQTLERLQAMAKQYATRDAAERKARPVHRPISGTKLIREWQGIEHCVTVRADDFEYLGRPYKSLSSVAHEITGTKWNGWVFFGLKNHQSRT from the coding sequence ATGAATGTATCGGTTTTGACCCAATTAGCGGCGCTGAAGGGGGCTTCTACCCCTGTTTTGAAGGCGAAATGGCGGGAGCTATTCGAGACCGAGCCGCCGGCTTACAATCGGCGTTTCCTGGAAAGCCGGCTGGCCTACCGTATCCAGGAATTGGCCTATGGCGGGCCGAGCCGCCAGACGTTGGAACGGCTCCAGGCGATGGCCAAGCAGTATGCGACACGAGACGCGGCCGAACGCAAGGCGCGCCCGGTCCATCGACCGATATCAGGCACCAAACTGATCCGGGAATGGCAGGGTATCGAGCACTGCGTGACGGTGCGCGCCGACGACTTCGAGTATTTGGGCCGGCCTTACAAATCCCTGTCGTCGGTCGCCCACGAGATCACCGGCACCAAGTGGAATGGCTGGGTGTTCTTTGGCCTCAAGAACCATCAAAGCCGAACATGA
- a CDS encoding recombinase family protein — translation MPSVRRKLRCAVYTRKSTEEGLDMEFNSLDAQREACEAFIVSQRAEGWLLVEDGYDDGGVSGGTLERPALKRLLADVEAGKIDVVLVYKIDRLSRSMLDFLKLVETFERHGVTFVSITQAFNTTSSMGRLTLNMLLSFAQFEREVIGERIRDKVAASRKKGMWMGGWTPLGYEVRDRKLLIHKEDAERVRSIFRRFVQLKSATLLARELVLARATNRYGQLLDKGVLYRILNNRVYIGDAVHKGISYPGEHQAIIDRKLWDQVHAILRQSPRRRAASARAQTPALLKGLLFGPDGAAMSPTHTRKAGRLYRYYISQSVMKQGANACPVRQIPAAEIERIVVEQIRSLLQTPEIIVQTWRAARKADKDITESEVRGALLGFEPIWNELFPAEQARIVELLVERVDLQPDGIDLRLRIEGLTSLYSELRTSGGSQQEAA, via the coding sequence TTGCCGTCGGTGAGGCGAAAGCTGCGCTGCGCGGTCTACACCCGCAAATCCACCGAGGAAGGGCTCGATATGGAGTTCAACTCGCTGGATGCCCAGCGCGAGGCCTGCGAGGCCTTTATCGTTAGTCAGCGCGCCGAAGGATGGCTCCTGGTCGAGGATGGCTACGACGATGGTGGAGTCTCCGGAGGCACCTTGGAGCGACCTGCCCTCAAGCGACTGCTGGCCGATGTCGAAGCCGGCAAAATCGACGTGGTCCTAGTTTACAAAATTGACCGGCTTTCCCGCTCAATGCTCGATTTCCTCAAACTGGTCGAGACCTTCGAGCGTCACGGCGTCACCTTCGTTTCCATCACCCAAGCGTTCAACACGACGAGCTCGATGGGTCGCCTGACCCTCAATATGCTGCTGTCCTTTGCCCAGTTCGAACGCGAGGTCATCGGCGAGCGCATCCGCGACAAGGTCGCAGCCTCCCGCAAGAAGGGCATGTGGATGGGCGGCTGGACGCCGCTCGGCTATGAAGTCAGGGACCGAAAGCTCCTTATCCACAAAGAAGACGCCGAACGGGTCCGGTCCATTTTCAGGCGTTTTGTCCAGCTGAAGTCGGCAACACTGCTGGCTAGGGAATTGGTCCTCGCCCGGGCGACCAACCGTTACGGTCAACTGCTCGATAAGGGTGTTCTCTATAGAATCCTGAACAATCGGGTCTACATCGGCGACGCCGTGCACAAGGGCATCTCCTACCCCGGCGAGCACCAGGCCATCATCGACCGCAAGCTCTGGGATCAGGTTCACGCCATTCTTAGACAAAGCCCGCGTCGCCGGGCGGCTAGCGCACGGGCGCAGACGCCGGCGCTACTGAAAGGTTTGCTGTTCGGGCCGGACGGCGCGGCGATGTCGCCGACCCATACCCGCAAAGCGGGGCGGCTCTACCGTTACTACATCAGTCAAAGCGTAATGAAGCAGGGCGCTAACGCCTGCCCCGTCAGGCAAATCCCGGCGGCCGAGATCGAGCGCATTGTCGTCGAGCAGATCCGCTCACTGCTGCAAACGCCCGAAATCATCGTCCAGACCTGGCGCGCTGCCCGCAAGGCCGACAAGGACATCACCGAGAGCGAGGTCCGAGGTGCCCTGCTTGGGTTCGAGCCAATCTGGAATGAGCTGTTCCCGGCCGAACAGGCCCGTATCGTTGAATTGTTGGTCGAGCGTGTCGACCTGCAGCCTGATGGGATCGACCTGCGCCTGCGGATTGAGGGGCTGACATCCCTCTACAGCGAACTGCGCACCAGCGGCGGCTCGCAGCAGGAGGCGGCATGA
- a CDS encoding ABC transporter substrate-binding protein: MLRREFIAILGGLAAWPIAARAQNAQRVPRIGYLMDRSGPGPFDEGFLSGLREHGYAAGRNITIEYRWTEGKTERLPALADELVALKVDVIVTAGAQAVQVAKKATATIPIVMTSSQDAVGDGLVASLARPGGNVTGRSVYAPELTQKRIELLKEIVPALSMVAVLWNVQNAGGVSQLREAETAGRALGIAIDSLDVRIPDGLEDGFARAAQAGAGAVLIISDSSTISNRSEIGAAARRRSLPTIFANKAYLEGGGFMSYGPDIVDSFRLSAVYVDKILKGAKPADLPVEQPTKFELAINLKTAKALGLNVPATLLARADEVLE, encoded by the coding sequence ATGCTACGGCGCGAGTTCATTGCGATCCTAGGCGGATTGGCTGCATGGCCGATTGCGGCGCGTGCCCAGAATGCACAACGGGTGCCACGAATTGGTTACCTCATGGACCGGTCTGGGCCGGGACCTTTCGACGAAGGATTCTTGTCTGGGCTGCGCGAGCACGGCTACGCTGCCGGTCGTAACATCACAATCGAATACCGGTGGACTGAAGGCAAAACCGAACGACTGCCGGCCCTGGCTGATGAACTGGTGGCGCTAAAGGTCGATGTTATCGTCACCGCTGGTGCGCAAGCGGTACAAGTGGCCAAAAAGGCGACTGCCACCATACCGATCGTCATGACAAGCAGTCAGGATGCCGTCGGCGACGGCCTTGTTGCCAGTTTGGCCCGCCCTGGCGGCAATGTTACGGGACGATCGGTGTATGCGCCCGAACTAACACAGAAGCGCATCGAGTTGCTCAAGGAGATTGTGCCAGCGTTGTCGATGGTTGCCGTCCTTTGGAACGTTCAGAATGCGGGAGGCGTCAGTCAGTTGCGGGAAGCGGAAACGGCCGGGCGCGCTCTTGGCATAGCGATCGACTCTCTCGACGTGCGAATTCCTGATGGTTTGGAGGACGGTTTTGCGCGAGCCGCGCAAGCTGGAGCGGGCGCGGTACTCATCATTTCTGACAGCTCAACAATAAGTAACCGCTCGGAGATAGGCGCTGCTGCGCGGCGGCGCAGTCTTCCAACGATTTTCGCAAACAAGGCCTATCTCGAGGGCGGCGGATTCATGAGCTACGGCCCTGACATCGTCGACAGTTTTCGCCTCTCGGCGGTCTACGTGGATAAAATACTGAAAGGTGCAAAGCCTGCGGACTTACCTGTAGAGCAACCGACCAAATTCGAGCTGGCAATCAATCTAAAGACCGCAAAGGCGCTCGGTCTCAACGTCCCGGCGACGCTGCTCGCCCGCGCCGACGAGGTGCTTGAATAA
- a CDS encoding LysM peptidoglycan-binding domain-containing protein produces the protein MTATSMSRMVLLAFVAACGIALVFAIQYFRREPPVETKAATAAPAVSKPASGAQDQGPDALAAAQAKVDAVAAALAGSPVPPDSDDGVPAFDIARIEPTGEAVIAGRASPGATVELLLNGELHDRVVADQSGQFVMVPPRFPSGTYDLTLRSKQPDGKQATSRQSVAVAIEPASTDRPVVALMTPGKPAVVLSQPPAPKPMAGAVVVESVEIEPGGRFHASGRARPGGAVRLYLNDTFVTSVTADADGRFAVTINQGVAPGSYRVRLDEVEPISGAMRARAEVPFNVPDTMVAASVPAQATASKRPDSAAAQPQLAAAVASVLPDGGSPSTVVVPKIATTTVSRGDSLWRLSRQTYGVGTRYSVIYKANREQIRNPNLIRPGQIFVLPAR, from the coding sequence ATGACCGCCACGTCGATGAGCCGAATGGTCCTGCTGGCGTTTGTTGCGGCCTGTGGTATCGCGCTTGTCTTCGCGATCCAGTACTTCCGGCGCGAGCCGCCGGTTGAAACCAAGGCCGCAACCGCCGCGCCGGCGGTTTCAAAGCCGGCATCGGGCGCGCAAGATCAGGGTCCGGACGCGCTTGCAGCGGCGCAAGCAAAAGTAGACGCGGTGGCGGCCGCGCTCGCCGGATCGCCCGTACCGCCGGACAGCGACGACGGCGTGCCGGCGTTCGACATTGCCCGCATCGAGCCGACGGGCGAAGCGGTAATCGCGGGCCGGGCGTCGCCGGGCGCAACAGTGGAACTGCTGCTGAACGGCGAGCTGCATGATCGCGTGGTCGCGGATCAATCCGGACAATTCGTCATGGTCCCGCCCCGGTTTCCCTCAGGCACTTATGATCTGACGTTGCGGTCCAAGCAGCCGGACGGCAAGCAGGCCACGTCCAGACAGAGCGTGGCAGTAGCGATTGAGCCGGCATCAACCGACCGGCCAGTCGTGGCGCTGATGACGCCCGGCAAACCCGCCGTCGTGCTGTCGCAACCGCCTGCGCCAAAGCCGATGGCCGGCGCAGTGGTTGTGGAATCGGTCGAGATCGAGCCAGGCGGCAGGTTCCATGCGAGCGGTCGCGCGCGCCCCGGCGGCGCGGTGAGGCTTTATCTCAACGATACCTTTGTTACGTCAGTAACGGCCGACGCGGATGGACGGTTTGCGGTCACGATCAATCAAGGGGTCGCGCCCGGCAGCTACCGCGTCCGGCTGGACGAGGTGGAGCCTATTTCCGGCGCGATGCGGGCACGCGCCGAGGTACCCTTCAACGTTCCCGACACGATGGTCGCGGCGTCCGTGCCGGCGCAGGCCACAGCCTCCAAGCGGCCGGACAGTGCCGCTGCGCAGCCGCAGCTGGCGGCCGCCGTGGCGAGCGTTCTGCCCGACGGAGGCTCGCCCTCCACCGTGGTTGTGCCGAAGATCGCAACCACCACCGTCTCCCGCGGCGACAGCCTCTGGCGCCTGAGCCGCCAGACCTATGGTGTGGGCACGCGCTACTCCGTCATTTACAAGGCGAACCGGGAGCAGATCCGCAATCCGAACCTGATTCGTCCCGGCCAAATCTTTGTCCTACCAGCGCGGTGA
- the groL gene encoding chaperonin GroEL (60 kDa chaperone family; promotes refolding of misfolded polypeptides especially under stressful conditions; forms two stacked rings of heptamers to form a barrel-shaped 14mer; ends can be capped by GroES; misfolded proteins enter the barrel where they are refolded when GroES binds), protein MSAKEVKFGVDARDRMLRGVEILNNAVKVTLGPKGRNVVLDKSFGAPRITKDGVTVAKEIELDDKFENMGAQMVREVASKSADAAGDGTTTATVLAAAIVREGAKSVAAGMNPMDLKRGIDMAVEAVVADLVKNSKKVTSNEEIAQVGTISSNGDAEIGKFLSDAMKKVGNEGVITVEEAKSLETELEVVEGMQFDRGYISPYFVTNADKMRVEMEDAYVLINEKKLSQLNELLPLLEAVAQSGKPLVIIAEDVEGEALATLVVNRLRGGLKVAAVKAPGFGDRRKAMLQDIAILTGGQAISEDLGIKLENVTLNMLGRAKKVMIDKENTTIVNGAGKKADIEARVAQIKAQIEETTSDYDREKLQERLAKLAGGVAVIRVGGATETEVKERKDRVDDAMHATRAAVEEGIVPGGGVALLRASQHLKGLRTKNDDQKTGVEIVRKALSWPARQIAINAGEDGSVIIGKILEKDQYAYGFDSQTGEYGNLVTKGIIDPTKVVRVAIQNAASVAALLITTEAMVAEVPKKNAGAGGMPPGGGGMGGMGGMDF, encoded by the coding sequence ATGTCAGCAAAAGAAGTCAAATTCGGCGTCGATGCCCGCGACCGCATGCTGCGCGGCGTCGAAATTCTTAACAACGCCGTAAAAGTGACGCTCGGTCCGAAGGGCCGCAATGTCGTGCTCGACAAGTCGTTCGGCGCACCCCGCATCACCAAGGATGGCGTCACCGTTGCCAAGGAAATCGAGCTCGACGACAAGTTCGAGAACATGGGCGCCCAGATGGTGCGCGAAGTCGCCTCCAAGTCGGCCGATGCGGCCGGCGACGGCACCACCACCGCGACCGTTCTCGCGGCTGCGATCGTCCGTGAAGGCGCCAAGTCTGTTGCCGCCGGCATGAACCCGATGGATCTGAAGCGCGGTATCGACATGGCGGTGGAAGCCGTGGTCGCCGACCTCGTCAAGAACTCCAAGAAGGTCACCTCGAACGAGGAAATCGCCCAGGTCGGCACCATCTCCTCCAATGGCGACGCGGAAATCGGCAAGTTCCTCTCCGACGCCATGAAGAAGGTCGGCAACGAGGGCGTCATCACGGTCGAGGAAGCCAAGTCGCTGGAGACCGAACTCGAGGTCGTCGAGGGCATGCAGTTCGACCGCGGTTACATCTCGCCATACTTCGTCACCAATGCCGACAAGATGCGCGTTGAAATGGAAGATGCCTACGTCCTCATCAACGAAAAGAAGCTATCTCAGTTGAATGAATTGCTTCCACTGCTGGAAGCCGTGGCGCAGAGCGGCAAGCCGCTTGTTATTATCGCGGAAGACGTCGAAGGCGAAGCTCTCGCCACCCTCGTCGTCAACCGTCTGCGCGGTGGTCTGAAGGTCGCAGCCGTCAAGGCTCCGGGCTTCGGCGATCGCCGCAAGGCCATGCTGCAGGACATCGCGATCCTGACCGGCGGCCAGGCGATCTCGGAAGATCTCGGCATCAAGCTCGAGAACGTCACGCTCAACATGCTCGGCCGCGCCAAGAAGGTGATGATCGACAAGGAGAACACCACCATCGTCAACGGCGCCGGCAAGAAGGCCGACATCGAGGCACGCGTGGCGCAGATCAAGGCCCAGATCGAGGAAACCACCTCGGACTACGACCGCGAGAAGCTGCAGGAGCGTCTTGCGAAGCTCGCGGGCGGCGTCGCGGTGATCCGCGTCGGCGGCGCCACTGAAACCGAAGTCAAGGAGCGTAAGGACCGTGTTGACGACGCGATGCATGCGACCCGTGCGGCCGTCGAAGAAGGCATCGTTCCCGGCGGCGGCGTCGCCCTGCTGCGTGCCTCCCAGCACCTCAAGGGGCTGCGCACCAAGAACGACGACCAGAAGACCGGCGTCGAGATCGTGCGCAAGGCGCTGTCCTGGCCGGCACGCCAGATCGCCATCAACGCAGGCGAAGACGGTTCGGTGATCATCGGCAAGATCCTCGAAAAGGATCAGTATGCCTACGGCTTCGACTCGCAGACCGGCGAATACGGCAACCTCGTCACCAAGGGCATCATCGACCCGACCAAGGTCGTGCGTGTAGCGATCCAGAACGCAGCCTCGGTCGCGGCGCTCCTGATCACCACCGAAGCCATGGTGGCGGAAGTTCCGAAGAAGAACGCCGGTGCCGGCGGTATGCCTCCGGGCGGTGGCGGCATGGGCGGCATGGGTGGTATGGACTTCTAA
- a CDS encoding co-chaperone GroES, translated as MKFRPLHDRVVVKRIDAEDKTAGGIIIPDSAKEKPSQGEITAVGPGGRDEAGKLIPIDLKVGDRVLFGKWSGTEVKLDGEELLIMKESDIMGVLTDVPAAKKKVA; from the coding sequence ATGAAGTTCCGTCCGCTCCACGACCGTGTCGTGGTCAAACGCATCGATGCCGAAGACAAAACCGCAGGCGGCATCATCATTCCGGACAGTGCCAAGGAAAAGCCTTCGCAGGGCGAGATCACCGCTGTCGGCCCAGGCGGCCGCGACGAAGCCGGCAAGCTGATCCCGATCGACCTCAAGGTCGGCGACCGCGTGCTGTTCGGCAAGTGGTCCGGCACCGAGGTCAAGCTCGATGGCGAAGAGCTCCTGATCATGAAGGAGAGCGACATCATGGGCGTTCTGACCGACGTCCCCGCCGCCAAGAAGAAGGTCGCGTAA
- a CDS encoding usg protein, whose amino-acid sequence MAFSGWPGGWHGRERCSSKDFSKQVLGYGLTTAEIVYRRPDRHWLLQTYVWQDYDLFPNFPALKDFLAFWETKLEGPLFAVTVAHSMIKPAELRAVDGVFRLH is encoded by the coding sequence ATTGCTTTTTCAGGTTGGCCTGGAGGTTGGCATGGTCGAGAAAGATGCAGTTCCAAGGATTTCAGCAAGCAGGTCTTAGGCTACGGACTGACAACAGCGGAAATCGTTTATCGCCGTCCGGATCGTCACTGGCTGCTGCAAACTTACGTCTGGCAGGACTACGATCTGTTTCCGAATTTCCCGGCGCTAAAGGATTTCCTCGCATTCTGGGAAACAAAGCTCGAAGGTCCGCTGTTTGCGGTCACCGTCGCGCACTCCATGATCAAGCCTGCAGAACTACGCGCCGTGGATGGAGTCTTCCGGCTGCACTGA